The Tursiops truncatus isolate mTurTru1 chromosome X, mTurTru1.mat.Y, whole genome shotgun sequence DNA segment tgccaatgcaggggacacgggttcaatccgtggtccgggaacatcccacatgccacggagcagctaagcccatgtgccacaactactgagcccgcgcgccacaactactgaagtctgcgcgcctagagcccaagctctgcaagagaagccaccgcaatgaaaagcctgtgcactgcaacgaagagtagcttccgctcgccacaactagagaaagactgcgcgcagcaacgaagacccaacaacgaggatccagtgcagccaaaaaaagaaaaacgccAGATGTAATCCAGCCCGTTTCCTCTCCAATATTCTCCACTCCCACCCTTTCGTTTGCTCATCGTGGTTCAGCCTCACTGGCTTCCTTAACTGTTCAAAAATGCcaggccaggggcttccctggtggctcagtggttaagaatccgcctgccaatgccggggacatgggttcgagccctggtccgggaagatcgcacgtgccgcggagcaactaagcccgtgtgccacagctactgagcctgtgctctagagcctgcgagccacaactactgaagcccgcgtgcctagagcctatgctccgcgacaagagaagccaccgcaatgagaagcctgcacaccgcaaggaagagtagcccccactcgccgcaactagagaaagcccgtgagcagcaacaaagacccaacacagccaaaaatataaataaatgtttattaaaaaaaaacaaaaacatgccaGGCTGGCTCCTGCCTCAAGTaagtttattggttttttttttttgttttttttttttttttttgcggtacgcgggcctctcactgttgtggcctctcccgttgcggagcacaggctccggatgcgcaggctcagcggccatggctcacgggcccagccattccgcggcatgtgggatcttcccagaccggggcgcaaacccgtgtcccctgcatcggcaggcggactctcaaccactgcgccaccagggaagccctcaagtaagtttattaaaaaaaaaaaaaaaaaacatgccagGCTGGCTActgcctcaaggcctttgcactggTTCTCTTCAGTCTGGAACCCTCTTCCTCTGGGGATCCCTCTGGCTCACCCGGAAATCATTCCTGACCGCTCTATTTAACATCGCATCCTGCTCTCTCCCCACCCGGCTTACTTGAACAGGTGCGTGGCACAAGAGggtgagaggcaggagggaggtaGGAGCACAGTGATTGCAGTGCACTTGGGACAGTAGAGTTGTCAGATATGAAGGCGTTTGGGGGCCATGAAGCCCTGGATGGTTTTGAACAGAGTGGGGACAAGGTCCACCGTGTATGTTAAGAGGGAGGGTCCCAGTGCCTCCCAAGCTGAGAAGAGGCTGAGAGCGGCCAGGGCAGAAATGGGGACCCTGGCATCCAGGCAAGCAACAAGGGCGGCTTGGACCAGTTGggggcagtggaggtggggagaagggcgCGGATTCTGCATGTGTCTTGAAGGTGGAGCCACCAGGACTCACCGATGGATTGGACGTCGCCCTAGAGCGCCTCAAGTCCTCAGAAACCCTGCAACGAGTCACCCTTCCCCCCATCAAGGGCGAGCAGCTCATGCAGAGTCCGACAGCCTCCCCACCTGCTTCCACGTTCTGGGAGCAGCCACCTGCCCGAGGACAAAGCCACACACTGCATCCATTTCTCAAcatttaattaggaaaaaaaattacagggacAAAGAAAACCTcatgcaaaaaagagaaaaaggggccAATTGGGTTTCCAGGAGCGCGGGCCGGGGCCAGATTCCTCTGAGGAGGCAGAAGGACAAAGGAGTAAGGCACTGCTGCCTCTGCCCCTCGGGGCGGGCGCAGGACAGGGCAGCGGAGGATGAggggtccggacgcgcagaccaCACTGAGGGGGGTTAGCAGCAGGGCCCGGAGAAGGGAGGTTCGGTGCTCCCAGGCCCAGCTCACGCCCTGGCAGGAGCCTGGTTCGAGCTCTCCAGGCGCTCAGAGAGAACGGGGCCCCGGGAGGGAGTACAGTCCCGGCCCGAGAAGTCTGGAGGGGCTGCTGCAGTGGCCGCAGGGGGACCCCTTGGCCGAGCCACCGTCCGAGGGCAACTTCGGTGCCTCACCGGCCCCAAGGACTGCTGGTGCCGAGGCCCCGTCCTCGGCATGGGTGGGGCCAGCCAGGGCAAGGGGGCGGGGCCAGAGGCTAGGCCAAGGCTGACCATGTCACAGGGGAGCCGGGAGGGCTCAAGGAGAGAAGGTGAGTGAGGCTGGCaacctcgggggtggggggggggggtagggggtccgggggaggagggggcgcgTATTTACAGATGGAGACGACGGTGAGGTggagataaattaaataaataggtgGTTGGGGTATAAATAGCAAGGAGGGCAGGGGCAACCACAACCCCCGGCACGAGGGCAGGAGGGCGGGGGTATTGCTGCTgccggggtggggggcttggTCCGGTCACCCCCTCCCCATGCAGGGCCCAAAGCAAGGCACTAATGACGGGGGCCCGGCTGTGCCAGGGGCATCTTGGCCCGGTGACCTCATGCCACCCGATCCAGGGCTCAGCCCCGGGACCCAGGCGGGAGACGCCCCTCTGCACGGGAGTACGGCTCAGGACTGAGAAGCCCCCTCCTCACGGGGTCCACCTCCCTTAGCTGTTGCTGGATGCGAGGCCGATGATATGTTCCAACTTCTGGCGCAGCTTCTGCTTCCGGCAAGAGGCATCTCGGTCCAGAGCGGTGAGAACCTGCGGGAAGAGGCCCAGAGCCGGGCTCTTGAGGGGCGGGCTCCTCCTGGCCAAGCCCCACCCCcgatgccccccacccctcccacgtGGGAGGGGCCCAGCGGCTGGCCTCCGAAAGGGCCCGCAGCTCCTCCTTGACCCCAACCCCTCCTCCGACTGCACAACCTCTTCCCGCCTTCCAACAGCCAGCACACAGCCCCTCCCACAGGGTGGTCTGGACTGGAGGCCCCCCTTTCCCGTCCCTCctaacccccaccccaccccagacctctcTCACCCAGGTCTCCGCGACCTCGGGCCTCACCTTCCGTGACTGTGGGCAGCACCCGACAGAGCCCATCGCTCCCTCCTCCCTGACGcccagggcgggggtgggggggtcctcACGCGTGTTCCAGGACCCGTCTGGCACTCGGGGGCCCCTCCCGAGCCTCCTCAGACTCTGCAGCCGGTCCCCCCTCTTCTCTGCCACCTCTTGAATGTCCCAGGGCCACTCAAGTTCTTGGGCCACGTCTCCCTCTCCAGCTGCCCATGGCCCCCGCCTTGGGGAGCTCATCCAGGCTCGGGGCCCTGTCCGGGCCCACCCATTCTCATCTCCAGCCAGGAATCCACCCCTGGAGCCGGCGCATCTGTCTTCCCTGACTCTCCAGCCACAAACCGGGCAGGTGGGCTGACCGCGCCTACCTTTGGCCCCAGCCCGTCAACCCAGCCCTCCGTGTGCTCCCGGCCCCTAACTTCTGCCGGACCAGAACTTTGCTCTCCAGCCAGTGGCTTCTCTACTGGGTCCCTCAAATCCCAGCATCTACAGAGCGTGTCACCTGTGCCACCTTAAGGGCCTGGTTGGGGGAGGAACTGTGAGGAGTCCAAGAGCTGGGCTCGCTGACCCCCACCACGCCCCTGCCTTTGCCACCAGCTGTACCCTCAGAGCCAAAGAGCAGGGGCCCGAGGGGGTGGCACGCACCTCCTGGCGGTACTTGGTAACGTAGAAATAGAGCTCACTGAGCGCGCTCAGGACGTTGAAGTCACTGGCATGGAGACGGGACTGCTCCACCAGGTACGCGTCCATGTCCTGGTCACTGATGGACGCCATCTTGGCGATGTCCCGGTAGTACCTGTTGGGGCCCCGAGGAGGTCGTGCCAGCAGGCGCCACAGAAGCCAAAGCCCCTGCCCCGGCTGCCAGGCCAGCCTCCGGGCCTTCTTCCCTCGCCAGCAGCCGCGTCCCCTGGGGTCCCGGCCCCGCCTCCCCACACACTGGGGCCCACCTCTCCACCCAGCTCTTGTAGCTGGGGATGTCCTTGGCGTAGAGCAGCTTGTTGGAGGGCGAGTCCTTGCCCAGGCGGTGCTCGGACGTCGAGCAGGAGTCCATGAAGGTCTGGGCCACCACCGACAGGCAGGCGTCCGTGATGCTGCTCTTGTGGATGTCGAACACGAACTGCGGGTTCTTGATCACGTTCACCCAGAAGCGCAGGGGCAGGCTGGACAGAGGGACAAAGGCCCGCAGCTCCGCGATCTCCCTGCACACACCCTCCCATCCGCGCTCACCTCCGCAGGCCCACAGGCAGCGAGAGTGACACACTGAGAGCTGGCAGcctcttctttaattttctgcCTGACTTCAAGCAGTGAGAAGTCAGAGTGGACGGTCTTCCGTCCTCGGTGAGTTTCAACGCGCCCCCCTCGCACGGCTAACCCCGGGACCGGGCTTCTGGTTACCTCTGCCCTGTGTCAGCGGTATCACCAGGTGAGCAGCAGGGCCAAGGGCACCTCTGGGCGCTGGCCACACTACCCACATCCCAGACGCCCAAAGCCCTGGCAGAGCCCACCTGCGGAATCAGACGCACTTGCTCTCTGTGCTCGGCGGCACCATCAGTGCCAGGCCGCTGTCCTCTCCTGCCAGGGTGACCAGCCAAGCCCCCGCCGGCATCCTGACCGTGGTCCCCGAGCCCCAGCCAAGCCTCCTCACGCCCCCGCCCGCGGGCCGGTGCACGGCAGTACCAGTTGCTCTTCCAGGTGTGGCGCACGTCGGGATCGCCGATCTGCCGCTGGTCGGCCTGCTCGTCCAGGAAGTCGAACATGTACTTGATGGCCAGGGGCAGGGCCGAGCCCCGGTGCGCCGTGCTGAACACGGTCTCGAAGAGGTCGTCCACGAACTTCTGCAGTGTGCCCTGCAGGGGCGCAGCAAGGACACCAGCTGACGGGGAGCCAGGGCGGGACGTCCCCACGGCAGGACAGATGGGGACGGGGAGGCTTGACAAcgagtagggcttccctgctcAGCCACCACCCCTCAGACAAGCTTGGCCTCGACCTCAGGGTGGCAGTTCCCGTGGCAAAAGCGTTGAGCAAGTCCCTTGGGATTGGAACAATCCAGTGGCCCCTTCCCCAGGCAGCCCAGGCCAACCCCAGGGCCAAGGCCAGGCTACAAGGCACGTGCACTAAGGCCAGGGTGGCGCGGGGCAGGCCCACACCTTGGTGGCCAGCAGCCGCGTCAGGTAGATCTCCGAGACCATCTTGCTGCCTCGGTCTCCCTCTCGGTGGTCGGCGTGGTCGTGGTTCTTCACCAGGTGCCACAGCTTGGTGCCCGTCTCCTGGTCGGGCGTGATCATGGGTGCCCGAGAGCGGAGGCTGTCAGGGCTGCTGGCCGTGCGGAGCAAGCTCTCTGGGGCAGAGGGTGGTGTGCCCCTTAGGCCAGTGGGGCCACACCAGCCATCGCCGTGGCTCTCGCTCCCCTCCATCCCGGGAGCCCTGCAGGCCGAGGGGGCCCGTCTGCTCTCACGGGCCCACTGCACTTCTAGGCTCTAAGGAACTAGAGACCTCCTGAGAGCAGGGTCCAGGGGGGCCGCCAGAGCCAGGCTGGCTGCTCAgacggggtggggctgggggttccCCACGATGGCCGACACAGCCTTGCAGGGCACGGGGCCAGCAGAGACCCCACACCGAGGACGCCTACCATAACGGCTGAGAGAGCGGGTGAAGGTGAAGGAGTTGGCCATGTTGTAGGCTGACACTTGTTTGGGCACCAGTGCCACCAAGGAACCGTCTGTTACCTGCAAAtcccagagacagagaggggggCAATGCAGGAGGCCGAGAAGCCAAGGGGCCTGAGCCACCGCCTACCCTGGCCCGGCAGGGCACGTGTGGGGCGGCTACCCAAGGGGGGCCTGTGGCGCGGgggccagagaggggaggggccggGACCCCTACTCCTGTGGCCTCAGGgcagggccatggctcacaagggCCCTGGGCGTGAGGCGACCTCCGGCTCCTCACCTGGTAGTGGGCCAGTGAGTTGACCCTCTTCCAGTCACACTCGATTTTGGTGGTGACATCCTCGTCCTGGAGAATGATGCGGGCCATGCGGCCCTGGCGCCACTCTGCGGGCCACAGGCAGCTCTGAGGTCCTGCTCCACGAGCCCTGGGACCCTGGGCCCACTGCCCTCAGAGGACAGAGCTCAGGTGGGGAGAGTGAACGCCAGCCAAGGTAACGTGGCCACAGGAGGTGGGGGGGCccaggaggagagggcaggggccTCACCTAGGTCCATGTCCTCAGCTCTGGGACGCTGAGAGTAGGGGATGCCCTTGTACACAGCATCTAGCAGCTTGTCTTTGGCCTGGGTGATACTGTCACAATTGAGAACCTTCACCGGGACCTGAGCGCTGCCCTCGCTCTCCGGGCACACACAGTGCAGGGTCTGAGGGCGAGGGGGACCACAGGGTGGGTCCTGGGTGAGGCTTCCCCTCAGGCCCGATACCCTGCGCACCTGGACCCCCGCTCACCAGCGTCTTGTAGTCGATCTGCTGGCGGATGAGCTTGTCCTCGCTCAGGGAGTAGCGCGCCTCGCCCGTGATGGCGTCGATGGGGCCCTTCTCCATCTGCTGCTTGATGGCGCAGAACAGCAGGAAGAGCGGCTCCCCGGCGCACTCCTGCAGCCAGGGCCGGGACACAGCTTGCCGCCCGCCTGCGGCCGACTGCTTCCTCACATCCCCTCGCCCCCCGCTTGCCCTTTGAGCGCACGCACCTTCAGAAACTTATGCAGCAGGAAGGTGAACCAGTTGGTGAGCATCTTCTCAGCCACGGACTCGGTCCTAGGGTGAAAGGGGTGCTGGGGCCCCGgccgggcagggctgggcttcccaggggaggggcagggctggcggAGGGGGACCCAAGTACCTGCGCAGGAGCAGCTTTGGGTGGTTCTTGCTCTCGAGGTTCTTCTCGATGAGGTCCGCCAGCAGTTGCTTGAGCAGCCCCGTGGCATAATCGAGGCGGCTCTGCAGGGCCACCATAGTGAGCGAGGCCACAGTGCCACGGTCGCGCATGGAGAAGCTGCTCTGAGCCTCCAGAGTGTGGATAAAGGTGAGCACGAAGGCGCGGCTGTGCAGCAGCTGCCCAAAGAGACGCAGGGCCTTCTCGACATTGGGGGGtgtctgggggcgggggggacaggGCATCTCAGACGGTGGAGGTGGCCCTGGGGGTGACAGGGCATGGGCAGGCAACAGGGGGCACTCACATCCAGCTCCTTGAGCACTGGGTGGGCCTCGATGCCCGGGAAGAGCACGCGCACGGCGTAGGTCCGGTAGTCCAGGAAGGGGATCTGCACGCCATCCATGTGGTTCGTCAGCTCGTTGATGTCTGTCTGCAGCTCAGCGAAGGCTGGGGAGGGCCGGTGAGAGACAGtgagcagagagggaggagggagcccctgccacctgccccacccccaccctcatgCAGGCACCTTCCTTGCATTCCAGGGCCACCCGGGACTCCAAGTTGTCCATCTGGAGCTGGAGGCGCTTGAGCGTGCGGTCGGCATCCTGAGTCTTGCGTTTGTAGGCGACCAGCACGGCAGTGATGGCCAGCAGCAGAAGCGCGCCCCCCGCCGCCAGCCCCACCACGGCCGGCAGGCTCAGCGCCCGGTCGGCCGTGATGTGTAGGGTGCCCAGCCAGAACTCCAGGCCGCCCACCAGCACCTGCAGGGACAGGCGCCGTAAGCTGACCCGCACCCCCGCCCCAGGCTGCTCgggcagcctccctgccccctaCCCACCATGACCGGCTGCCGGCCCGTCTGGCTGGGGGAGTCGCACAGGAGTTGCGTGTCCGAGACGGTGAGCGTGCACGGCTGGCCCCCGATCAGCACCGTGTAGTTGAGGCGGGAGCTGCCGGCCGCCGCAGGGATCAGATTCTTGCCCTGCAGATGGAGAGCGCTGCTGGCCAGGGCTCCccaccgccccgcccctcccgccctAGGCGCCCACCACACTGGCACCTTCAGCACTACGTGGGAGCCAGGTTTGACATCCAGGACCCCAGAGGGCCCAAGTGGCTCGAAGCTGGGGTCGGGGTAGTAGGTGAAGGAGGACCGGTTGAGGGAACGGGCCGTCTGCACGTGGTCCAGCAGGAAGCCGAACTCGTCAGGGTGCTCACCCTGGGCCTGCGGCTGGGGCCGCCCCAGGAAGATGCCAGGGGCCTTACACAGCATGGCGGTGTCGTTGATCACCTGGCACGTCTGTGGGGACAAAGGTGGGCAGCCCAGCACGTGAGGCCACAGCGGGCAGAGGGTCAGGGGTGGGATGGCGGCAGCTGGCACTCACGTTGGTGGTCTCGATGCCTCGGTACTTGGCCCGGACCCGGGGCTCCTGGACCGTCAGCAGGTGGGTCCCACTCACAGTGATGGAGGTGCTTCCACTAGGTATGGGGGTGAGGGGCCTCAGgcttcctccccaccaccctgagCCCAGCCCTGGAGTGTTATCGAGGCTGCCATGGGAGCCCAGGGCCTCCCCAACCCTAGGTCACCTGGTCACCAGGCGAGGCCtggcccccagcctcccctctgcCAGCCAGGCCCATTCTCCCGAGGGCCTTACTTGATGATGCTCCAGGTGGGCTCGAGGCGAGTGACGGTGGGGTCCTGGGTGTAGGTGTAGAGGACGCCGGGACTGGAGATGTTGGCGCGGTCGATGGCCAGGGTGATGGAGGCCTGGCTCGGGCCCAGGGTGGAGACAGGCGAGATGCACACGATCGCTTCCGCATCCCTCCTACGCCAGCAAGCGGGGACTTGGAGCAGGCTGCCCAGGGCTGCCACCTGCCGGCCCCACGGCCCCCGCCTGCAACACTCACCTCACGAACTGGCACTCGCCGTCTCTCACGGTCACTGTGACTCTGCTGCCGGCGTCCAGAGAATGACCGGAAATGGTGATCCGCGTGCCCCCCGAGGCTGGGCCCCGACTGGGACTCACGCGGTCGAACGTGGGCGTCTACGGGAGAAGCAGCCCTGAGGGGAGCGGGGAGACGGCGGGCGCCCAACAGGGCCAGGCCACAGCCCCTGCCAGGaaggagtgggagagggaagggggcgggCAGCCCACGTACCACGAAACTGTAGAGCTGCTCAGACTGCGTGCGGAAGTCAGCCGAGCAGTCGCTGACGCAGAGCTCCGCAGGCCCTGGTGGCGGGCTGGGCACCAGCGACTCCTCCATCTCACACACGATCCTAGGGGTTGGGTCAGGTCGGAGGTCAGGCCCGGGCGCCCGGCCACAGGCTGCGGGGAGGCCCAGCGCCCGCACAGCCGCACTCACCTCTCGGCGCTGACGTACTCGGCGGGGATGGAGTTGCAGCGCACGCCGGCCACCCGCAGGCCCACGTCTCGGGAGGTGAGGCCCAGGTTCTCGCCCACGATGGTGATCCGGGTGCCTCCCTCCTTGGGCCCCATGAGCGGGTGGATCTGCGGAGCAGGAGGGGAGGCGGGAGGGTGAGCCGAGGCAGTGGGTACCCAGAGGGCGGCGGGTGGTGGGGAGGCCCACCTGGGCAATGCGGGGGTGGCTGCAGCGAGCGCCCTTCTGGTTTGGGTGCACCCAGTTGGTCTTGGGGGCCGGGCAGTGGGCCCGCAGCTGGCACCTATGCTCCGAGATGCACCAGCCACAGTTGAAGCGAGGGTCAGCCTTGAGGCAGAGGCCACAGCTGGGCCGCTGCGCCCAGCACTTGTACAGGAGGGCTGTGGGCACAGAAGGCGCCGCTGGGGGGCAGCGACGGGCCCCGACGAAGGGTCCCCTGTGGGCCCGGCCCCAGCACGCGCCTTCTCCGCCCCAGGAGGCGAGCTCCTCGGCCCCAGCCCGCCGGTCACCTCGGAAGGTAGCGGGCTTGTCGATGGGAAAATCTCCATCCCAGACCACGGAGAAGTCCAGCTCGGTGTCACCATGCTCGTCGCCTTCATAGGAGTACTGGGGGAGAGGGACCCGCGTGACCCCAGCGAAGGTGACAgaccgccccgcccccagctcagAAATCCCCAGCAGGAGACTGTCAGCCGAGGCTTCTAGAAGAGTCTGCTGGGCACAGATCTGCACCACGCCCAGCCCCGCACAGCCTGGACCCCCGAGGGAGGCGGGGCGGGCGGGCCTCACCGAGGCGTTCTGGCACTGCACGCTGCTGCTGTTGAAGCGGACGGCAGGCACCCGCTGCTGCCGCCCCTGCACCCGGACCACACACTCGTAGTTCTTCTGGCCCGACTGGGGCTGCGGCAGGTTCTTGGCCCGCAGGGTGAGAGGCTGCGTGACACCTGCTGGGATCAGGAGGTCCCCGCTGGGCAGGATCTCAGGGCAGCCCTGAGAGGAGAACGCCCATCAGCCAGCTGGGCTGGCCCCCGGTTAAGGGGGCTCCAAGAAAACCCCAAGACCAAAGGCAGAAAAGAGCCCAGCCCCCTCGCGTGCGGCGCGCGCCTCACCTCGGGGCTGTGGACCCTGCCCTCCTGGAAGGAGCACTCGTGGGGGTGGCTGGTACACACGTGGCGGTACTTACACCAGTGGCAGGGGTAAGGGCTGCCGACGCAGGACATGCACCTAGAGGGGAGAGGCTTCAGAAATCACGGGGaacctagagaacggacttgaggttatggggagggggaagggtgagctgtgacagggcgagagagagtcatgggcatatacacactaacaaacgtagtaaggtagatagctagtgggaagcagccgcatggcacagggatattggctcggtgctttgtgaccgcctggaggggtgggatagggagggtgggagggagggagacgcaacagggaagacatatgggaacatatgtttatgtatgactgattcactttgttataaagcagaaactaacacaccattgtaaagcaattataccccaataaagatgttaaaaaaaaaagaagaagaaatcacGGGGAAGACCGGGCCTGGCCCCTCACCGTCCCACCTGCGGGACACACGGGGAGCCAAAGGCAAAAGGCACCGGGGCCCGCCTGAGGCCTACACGACACCGCGAGCAACAGAGACACGGGGACGGGGTCGGGGGGCCGGTACTCACGACTGGAGGGCGCTGCAGTTGTAGAAGACGAAGTCAGCCCCAGCAAAGCTCACGCCGCTCTCCTTGGAGAGCAGCTGCAGCTGCACGGTGCGCGCGGCCCCTGCAGCGAGCCCAGGGGAGCCACACGTGAGCCGTGGACGGAGAGCAGCCCTGCCCCCCGCGGCCCAGCCACTGACCGTGCCCCCGGGTGAGAGCCCGGAGCTCCTGCAGGGAAGGCGAGGGACAGTGTAACTCTCCAGAGGGCAGCAGGACGGCCTCGCTCTCGGTCACCTCCTCGAAGGCACAGCTCACGCCCGCACTGAGGTCCGGCACGTTGCTTATGGCCACGGTCAGCTGGGGGAAGCAGAGGGCCCAGAGCTGGGAGCGCCCCCAACACGTGTGCACGGGCCTCTACACCCGCACGCTCCGCACCACTCACCTGCACCCCAGGCGACGTCACCGACACATTGTTGGGCCGGACCCACACCTGGACACACTTGCTCAGCTCCTTGGCGAAGCCACGCGGGGCCGAGGCACCTGGACAGGCCCCATGGCGGCAGCATCTGCGCGGGGTCAGGCCAGGCCCATCCCACAGCTGCCCCAGCAAGGCCCGGAGCGGGAGTGCAGCGGGGGCCTGGGGGGGACGGAGGGGACAGCCGGCCCAGCCCACGGCACCAGGCAGCCGCATGCCTCGGCCTCACCCCCTGGGGTCCGAGGGATGTCACTCGGGGTAGAGGTTCCACTCGCTAGCTGGAGAAGGTAgaagggcggggagggggaggccacAGGGGCACAGCTCGGGGGAGCGGGCACTCGGGCGGCTCCTCACCTGTGCTGCAGCACACACCACCCACAGTGCGGGTCCCCCGAGCCCAGGCAGGCGGCGCAGCTTGGGTACTGCTCGCAGGTCTCCACCGGGAGCTGGCTCACCTGGGGGCAGCCGTGTCAGCACCCGCCCCACCCCCGTCCCACCCCGCCGCACCACCTGCCGGGCCCACCTGCTTCTCGCTCAGGAGGTAGACGTGCCGGTGGTCGGGGCTGAAGAGCAGGTCGCGGAGTATGGGGCTGCCGTCCACCACAGGCACCGTCTCATACAGGTGGGCCTCCTGAGAGCCGTCGACCCGTACCTGGGCCACGAGACCAGCCACCTGACGCCACAGCAGCACCCCACGCTCCCAGGCGTCCTATTCTCGAGCCAGGGACCCAGCCTGCCCGCCGCCCCCTTTCTCACAGACCAGGGAAGGAGGACGCCAAGGCTGCCCCCTGGAGGCCCTTGGGTGTGACACAGCCAATCCAAAAAAGCTCCCAGGACATAGAGACAGAGATGAGCGTTGCCCAGAGttgggggacagggaagggatTTTTAGGATCATGGCAACATCCTGGAATGAGATAGCGGTTATGCTCGAGTAACTCCGCGGACTTACTGAAATCACTGAGATGTATGCTTTAAACGGGGAGGGGGGGTTGTGACACGGCACTTACACCCCAATAAAGCTGTGACAAATGCAAGACGGGGACCAGGAGGGAAGCAGACCAGGCCCCAAGAGCTCGGTGGCTCCCTTCACAAACCTGCCCCCAGGGACAGCCCCACATCCCCCAGGTGAGCAGGAAGGGAATGCGGCAGTTGTCCTGACTCCTGTCCCTTCAGAACACCCTGGAACAGGAGCAGCTGCGGCCCTGCCGGCACTGCAGCCCCCGTGCCCATGAGGGGACAAGAGGGCAAGGAGGGTTAGGTCCACATTTGTCTCCTCGTTCATTCGACTGAGGACCCAGCAACGACGGCTCCTGCTCTCCCAGTAGGGAGCACCGGAGGTGGGCCCGGTCTGCCCCCAGAGCCACAGGAAGCCAGCGGTTCAGGCCACGGCGGGCGGTGGCACTGCAAGCATGGGTGGCTGAGAGGCCACCCGTGGAGCACAGCTGGGCTCCTGGGCCCCAGCCTGGGAagtcccccttcccccaggggCCAGGCCCCATCCAAGGTGCTGCAGGGCTCAGCCGCACGTTCTTGACCCCAGCCCTCGTCTGCATCTCAGTGCGCCCTGACGCCCACACGCCGAGCGCTCCGGGGCTCACCTTCTTCAGACTGCCGCTGCGGGTGCCGATGAAGACCACAGAGTGCTGCTGGTAGGGGTAGGCGGCCACACTGGCCATGCCATCAGTACTGTCGGCTAGCAGGGGCAGGCCCTCGATCACGTGCAGGCCGCCCAGCGGCTGGTTCAACACCAGCCCGCAGAAGTTTCCGTTTATCTGCATGGGCTGGGGAGACAGGAGGAGGACGCGTGAGTAAGAGCCTGGGGCACCAGTTGGACAGAGGCAATGAGAGCCCACGTTCTAGGAGGGAGCAGAATCTGGAGCTCGCTCCTTACCAGC contains these protein-coding regions:
- the PLXNA3 gene encoding plexin-A3 isoform X2 → MPAVGLLLLFLLAVGRALGGSTPFPAFSVTDTSLTHLAVHRVTGEVFVGAVNRVFKLAPNLTELRVHVTGPVEDNARCYPPPSMRVCAHRLAPVDNVNKLLLIDYAARRLVACGSIWQGICQFLRLDDLFKLGEPHHRKEHYLSGAQEPDSMAGVIVEQGQGPSKLFVGTAVDGKSEYFPTLSSRKLIGDEDGADMFSLVYQDEFVSSQIKIPSDTLSLYPAFDIYYVYGFVSASFVYFLTLQLDTQQTLLDTAGEKFFTSKIVRMCSGDSEFYSYVEFPIGCSWRGVEYRLVQSAHLAKPGLLLAQALGVPADEDVLFTIFSQGQKNRASPPRQTILCLFTLSSINAHIRRRIQSCYRGEGTLALPWLLNKELPCINTPMQINGNFCGLVLNQPLGGLHVIEGLPLLADSTDGMASVAAYPYQQHSVVFIGTRSGSLKKVRVDGSQEAHLYETVPVVDGSPILRDLLFSPDHRHVYLLSEKQVSQLPVETCEQYPSCAACLGSGDPHCGWCVLQHRCCRHGACPGASAPRGFAKELSKCVQVWVRPNNVSVTSPGVQLTVAISNVPDLSAGVSCAFEEVTESEAVLLPSGELHCPSPSLQELRALTRGHGAARTVQLQLLSKESGVSFAGADFVFYNCSALQSCMSCVGSPYPCHWCKYRHVCTSHPHECSFQEGRVHSPEGCPEILPSGDLLIPAGVTQPLTLRAKNLPQPQSGQKNYECVVRVQGRQQRVPAVRFNSSSVQCQNASYSYEGDEHGDTELDFSVVWDGDFPIDKPATFRGDRRAGAEELASWGGEGACWGRAHRGPFVGARRCPPAAPSVPTALLYKCWAQRPSCGLCLKADPRFNCGWCISEHRCQLRAHCPAPKTNWVHPNQKGARCSHPRIAQIHPLMGPKEGGTRITIVGENLGLTSRDVGLRVAGVRCNSIPAEYVSAERIVCEMEESLVPSPPPGPAELCVSDCSADFRTQSEQLYSFVTPTFDRVSPSRGPASGGTRITISGHSLDAGSRVTVTVRDGECQFVRRDAEAIVCISPVSTLGPSQASITLAIDRANISSPGVLYTYTQDPTVTRLEPTWSIINGSTSITVSGTHLLTVQEPRVRAKYRGIETTNTCQVINDTAMLCKAPGIFLGRPQPQAQGEHPDEFGFLLDHVQTARSLNRSSFTYYPDPSFEPLGPSGVLDVKPGSHVVLKGKNLIPAAAGSSRLNYTVLIGGQPCTLTVSDTQLLCDSPSQTGRQPVMVLVGGLEFWLGTLHITADRALSLPAVVGLAAGGALLLLAITAVLVAYKRKTQDADRTLKRLQLQMDNLESRVALECKEAFAELQTDINELTNHMDGVQIPFLDYRTYAVRVLFPGIEAHPVLKELDLLHSRAFVLTFIHTLEAQSSFSMRDRGTVASLTMVALQSRLDYATGLLKQLLADLIEKNLESKNHPKLLLRRTESVAEKMLTNWFTFLLHKFLKECAGEPLFLLFCAIKQQMEKGPIDAITGEARYSLSEDKLIRQQIDYKTLTLHCVCPESEGSAQVPVKVLNCDSITQAKDKLLDAVYKGIPYSQRPRAEDMDLEWRQGRMARIILQDEDVTTKIECDWKRVNSLAHYQVTDGSLVALVPKQVSAYNMANSFTFTRSLSRYESLLRTASSPDSLRSRAPMITPDQETGTKLWHLVKNHDHADHREGDRGSKMVSEIYLTRLLATKGTLQKFVDDLFETVFSTAHRGSALPLAIKYMFDFLDEQADQRQIGDPDVRHTWKSNCLPLRFWVNVIKNPQFVFDIHKSSITDACLSVVAQTFMDSCSTSEHRLGKDSPSNKLLYAKDIPSYKSWVERYYRDIAKMASISDQDMDAYLVEQSRLHASDFNVLSALSELYFYVTKYRQEVLTALDRDASCRKQKLRQKLEHIIGLASSNS